In Festucalex cinctus isolate MCC-2025b chromosome 5, RoL_Fcin_1.0, whole genome shotgun sequence, a single genomic region encodes these proteins:
- the LOC144019429 gene encoding serine/threonine-protein phosphatase PP1-gamma catalytic subunit A, whose translation MADVDKLNIDSIIQRLLEVRGAKPGKNVQLQENEIRGLCLKSREIFLSQPILLELEAPLKICGDIHGQYYDLLRLFEYGGFPPESNYLFLGDYVDRGKQSLETICLLLAYKIKYPENFFLLRGNHECASINRIYGFYDECKRRYNIKLWKTFTDCFNCLPIAAIVDEKIFCCHGGLSPDLQSMEQIRRIMRPTDVPDQGLLCDLLWSDPDKDVLGWGENDRGVSFTFGSEVVAKFLHKHDLDLICRAHQVVEDGYEFFAKRQLVTLFSAPNYCGEFDNAGAMMSVDETLMCSFQILKPAEKKKPNGSRPVTPPRNMVTKQAKK comes from the exons ATGGCTGATGTTGACAAACTCAACATAGACAGCATAATTCAACGTCTCTTAGAAG tGAGAGGTGCTAAACCTGGTAAGAATGTTCAACTGCAGGAGAATGAGATTCGTGGATTGTGCCTGAAATCTAGGGAAATCTTCCTGAGTCAACCCATTCTTCTGGAACTTGAGGCCCCTCTTAAGATCTGCG GTGACATCCACGGGCAATATTATGATTTGCTGAGGCTGTTTGAGTATGGGGGCTTCCCTCCAGAAAGCAACTACCTATTTTTGGGAGACTATGTGGACAGGGGCAAGCAGTCTCTGGAAACCATCTGTCTTCTGCTTGCCTACAAAATCAAATACCCTGAGAACTTCTTCCTGTTGAGGGGGAACCATGAGTGTGCTTCAATCAACAGAATATACGGCTTTTATGATGAGT GTAAAAGAAGGTACAACATCAAGCTCTGGAAGACTTTTACAGATTGTTTTAACTGCCTCCCGATTGCCGCCATTGTTGATGagaaaatcttttgctgtcatgGAG GACTTTCTCCTGACCTGCAGTCCATGGAGCAGATCAGACGCATCATGCGCCCCACTGACGTCCCCGACCAGGGCCTGCTCTGCGACTTGCTCTGGTCTGATCCAGACAAGGATGTGTTAGGTTGGGGGGAGAATGACCGAGGTGTCTCATTCACCTTTGGCTCAGAGGTGGTGGCCAAGTTTCTGCATAAGCATGACCTGGATCTGATCTGTCGTGCCCATCAG GTTGTGGAGGATGGCTATGAGTTTTTTGCCAAAAGGCAGCTTGTCACTCTGTTCTCTGCACCAAATTATTGTGGGGAATTTGACAATGCTGGCGCAATGATGAGTGTGGATGAGACCCTCATGTGTTCTTTTCAG ATTTTGAAACCGGCTGAGAAGAAGAAGCCCAACGGCAGCCGTCCGGTCACTCCTCCTCGCAATATGGtcaccaagcaagcaaagaaaTAA